From a single Pelmatolapia mariae isolate MD_Pm_ZW linkage group LG20, Pm_UMD_F_2, whole genome shotgun sequence genomic region:
- the LOC134619206 gene encoding leukemia inhibitory factor receptor-like, with translation MLFSHLLADTHCLSLQRKMIMITWLLLFSLFRQSTQDGQGEGVLRCGPQNVTLDYDSFLLKWEDDPSCSVIRDGLVYELQLLIADKPVHNGEVVVAPAQIGSTHSWKWTSHLPSQCARPSVRLRSQYNNQSSTWMQKTLPDQGEILVLPRDQIFKVGSTATFCCMVPDGASIKTMFLHDYKGTNVTTTKNSEHVHSLTVHLDQESENWSDVICETTKGNISGASFHVSYPPDDSDLQCETRDLESIDCFWNVGRAANEHPAMERTYQLQGSPCINGRSGKCSQKVEVDAVERNWTLTATNRLGKLEIHDKANLTKRVHMVAPDKVAASTVNPRNISLKWSWTVKKYSNLNLTCQVDVSDGNSNTKVFQTENFGVGLTAAVIKDLIPHWDYVVRVRCGTAQHFWKWGDWSKSVKICSKVALGAPSLIEKNLNISSYTFMVNAQTAVSSNTVTLNPSTYLTVLTLTALGAVFIILSICTILSYRHRMCIKHKVHSPIPKPVLTDKWLTSPNEHTFDHHHFGQSHYSEAITRKKKFPTADMTHEDVAKYTSSKTSDSVRLPVQLQISLNKHGRIIMIAWLLLLSLSTTSTQDGQENSVLRCGPQNVTLDYDSFLLKWEDDPSCSVIRDGLVYELQLLIADKPVHNGEVVVAPAQIGSTHSWKWTSHLPSQCARPSVQLRSQYNNQSSTWMQKTLPDQGEILILSRDQIFKVGSTATFCCMVPDGASIKTMFLHDYKGTNVTTTKNSEHVHSLTVHLDQESENWSDVKCETTKGNINGASFHVSYPPDDNDLQCETRDLESIDCFWNVGRAANEHPAMERTYQLQGSPCINGRSGKCSQKVEVDAVERNWTLTATNRLGKLEIHDKANLTKRVHMVAPDKVAASTVNPRNISLKWSWTVKKYSNLNLTCQVDVSDGNSNTKVFQTENFGVGLTAAVIKDLIPHWDYDVRVRCGTAQHFWKWSDWSKSVKIRTKGDVPDALDVWMKVKEDQTVISWKVPLANQSHGEIFDYKVAWAKTKDKNQSIQTNVSRSNHSLTLTLDPSEEYMVTVTARNINGSSSPSTIIIPHRNLDKSEVKTSWISGSNGSFFLSWPVSPNTSCGYIVDWCPVFGKCYFEWMKVPPNRTNTTIFSKNFEDGRRYLLSIYACTEGAPVLLQRREGYIRETKIEGELFKLKNKQEDSAVEVSWEPIPLEKQTASIHGYILYYQDKSGNVFNVSTDDPEATSLTAKNLNISTYTFTVTASTGFGLCGNTSIDVTLSPPADQLIMLILISLGAVFLILPVSIIICYRHWACIKHKVYPPIPKPVLTDQWLTLPDEHTSHRLHFDQSHYSEVLDVPKLHDQFRPPQPVVDQDYKPFTFSQTPKGYYNKPLKKSQPCLTLPTTGLTSQPGLPSSPINGVFPNPSYKPSYNLVMQSEDREFKSGPEVHEGISFIRSFSGYQPQSPDETFTTTELEEYPNSPISCKSTYILLPQKTSN, from the exons ATGCTTTTCAGCCACCTGTTAGCTGATACTCATTGCCTCAGTCTACAAAGGAAGATGATCATGATCACATGGTTGCTACTGTTCTCACTCTTCAGACAAAGCACGCAAGATGGACAAGGAGAGG GTGTTTTGCGTTGTGGACCTCAGAATGTGACTCTTGACTACGACAGTTTCCTGTTAAAGTGGGAAGATGACCCTTCTTGCTCTGTGATACGAGATGGGCTCGTGTACGAGCTGCAGCTTCTCATAGCAGACAAACCTGTACACAAT GGTGAAGTTGTTGTGGCACCTGCACAGATAGGATCTACTCATTCCTGGAAATGGACTTCCCATTTACCATCGCAGTGTGCTCGCCCTTCAGTCCGGCTCAGGTCCCAATACAACAACCAATCAAGCACATGGATGCAGAAGACGCTACCTG ACCAGGGTGAAATACTGGTTCTCCCAAGAGACCAAATATTCAAGGTGGGCAGCACAGCCACATTCTGCTGCATGGTGCCAGACGGGGCAAGTATTAaaacaatgtttctacatgactACAAAGGCACTAATGTAACGACTACAAAGAACAGTGAACATGTGCACTCCCTGACTGTTCACCTGGACCAAGAATCAGAAAACTGGAGTGATGTAATATGTGAAACAACCAAAGGAAACATCAGCGGAGCCAGTTTTCACGTCAGCT ACCCTCCTGATGACAGTGATCTTCAGTGTGAAACCCGGGATCTGGAATCAATCGATTGTTTTTGGAACGTAGGAAGGGCAGCAAACGAACATCCTGCAATGGAAAGAACATATCAGCTCCAAGGAAG ccCATGCATCAATGGACGTTCAGGAAAATGCTCACAAAAAGTAGAGGTGGATGCAGTTGAGAGGAACTGGACCTTAACAGCAACTAATCGGCTGGGAAAGCTGGAGATCCATGACAAGGCAAACCTGACCAAAAGAG TGCACATGGTCGCTCCAGACAAAGTGGCAGCTTCAACTGTGAACCCCAGAAACATCAGTCTGAAATGGAGCTGGACTGTGAAGAAGTACAGTAATCTCAACCTCACATGCCAAGTAgatgtcagtgatggaaactCTAATACCAAA GTTTTCCAGACTGAAAACTTTGGAGTTGGCCTCACAGCTGCAGTTATCAAGGACTTGATACCACACTGGGACTATGTTGTGAGGGTCCGATGTGGAACAGCACAGCATTTCTGGAAATGGGGTGACTGGAGCAAAAGTGTCAAAATCTGCTCAAAGG TCGCTCTTGGAGCCCCCAGCCTGATTGAAAAGAACCTGAACATCAGTTCGTACACCTTCATGGTAAACGCACAAACAGCAGTTTCATCCAACACCGTTACCTTGAATCCATCGA CTTACTTGACAGTGCTGACCTTGACAGCCCTGGGagcagtttttattattttgtccaTCTGCACAATCCTCTCCTACAGACACCGGATGTG CATCAAGCACAAAGTTCATTCACCAATCCCAAAGCCGGTGCTGACAGACAAGTGGCTGACATCACCA aATGAACATACGTTTGATCATCATCACTTCGGTCAGAGTCACTACAGCGAG GCGATAACAAGGAAGAAAAAATTCCCAACAGCTGACATGACACATGAAGACGTGGCTAAATACACGTCTAGTAAAACCAGTGACTCAGTGCGGCTCCCAGTGCAGCTGCAGATCAGCTT aaataaacacgGGAGGATTATCATGATCGCATGGTTGTTACTGCTGTCACTCTCCACAACGAGCAcacaagatggacaagaaaaca GTGTTTTGCGTTGTGGACCTCAGAATGTGACTCTTGACTACGACAGTTTCCTGTTAAAGTGGGAAGATGACCCTTCTTGCTCTGTGATACGAGATGGGCTCGTGTACGAGCTGCAGCTTCTCATAGCAGACAAACCTGTACACAAT GGTGAAGTTGTTGTGGCACCTGCACAGATAGGATCTACTCATTCCTGGAAATGGACTTCCCATTTACCATCGCAGTGTGCTCGCCCTTCAGTCCAGCTCAGGTCCCAATACAACAACCAATCAAGCACATGGATGCAGAAGACGCTACCTG ACCAGGGTGAAATACTGATTCTCTCAAGAGACCAAATATTCAAGGTGGGCAGCACAGCCACATTCTGCTGCATGGTGCCAGACGGGGCAAGTATTAaaacaatgtttctacatgactACAAAGGCACTAATGTAACGACTACAAAGAACAGTGAACATGTGCACTCCCTGACTGTTCACCTGGACCAAGAATCAGAAAACTGGAGTGATGTAAAATGTGAAACAACCAAAGGAAACATCAACGGAGCCAGTTTTCACGTCAGCT ACCCTCCTGATGACAATGATCTTCAGTGTGAAACCCGGGATCTGGAATCAATCGATTGTTTTTGGAACGTAGGAAGGGCAGCAAACGAACATCCTGCAATGGAAAGAACATATCAGCTCCAAGGAAG ccCATGCATCAATGGACGTTCAGGAAAATGCTCACAAAAAGTAGAGGTGGATGCAGTTGAGAGGAACTGGACCTTAACAGCAACTAATCGGCTGGGAAAGCTGGAGATCCATGACAAGGCAAACCTGACCAAAAGAG TGCACATGGTCGCTCCAGACAAAGTGGCAGCTTCAACTGTGAACCCCAGAAACATCAGTCTGAAATGGAGCTGGACTGTGAAGAAGTACAGTAATCTCAACCTCACATGCCAAGTAgatgtcagtgatggaaactCTAATACCAAA GTTTTCCAGACTGAAAACTTTGGAGTTGGCCTCACAGCTGCAGTTATCAAGGACTTGATACCACACTGGGACTATGACGTGAGGGTCCGATGTGGAACAGCACAGCATTTCTGGAAATGGAGTGACTGGAGCAAAAGTGTCAAAATCCGCACAAAGGGTGATG TTCCAGATGCTCTTGACGTGTGGATGAAGGTGAAGGAAGATCAGACTGTAATCTCCTGGAAG GTGCCATTGGCCAATCAGAGCCATGGAGAAATCTTTGACTACAAAGTGGCCTGGGCAAAGACCAAAGACAAAAATCAGTCAATCCAAACCAATGTGTCCAGAAGCAATCACAGTCTTACACTCACGCTGGACCCCAGTGAGGAGTACATGGTCACCGTCACGGCTAGAAACATAAACGGCAGCTCATCCCCATCAACCATCATCATCCCCCACCGTAATCTAG ATAAATCCGAGGTGAAGACCTCCTGGATCAGTGGCAGCAATGGTAGCTTCTTCCTGTCCTGGCCTGTTAGTCCTAACACCAGCTGTGGCTACATAGTGGACTGGTGTCCAGTCTTCGGTAAATGCTACTTCGAGTGGATGAAAGTGCCTCCCAACAGAACTAATACCACAATTTTTTCAA agaactttgaagatggtCGGAGATACCTGCTGTCCATATACGCCTGCACTGAGGGAGCTCCGGTGCTACTACAGAGAAGAGAGGGCTACATCAGAGAGACCA AAATAGAAGGCGAGCtctttaaactgaaaaacaaacaggaagactCGGCTGTTGAAGTATCCTGGGAGCCCATACCTCTGGAAAAGCAGACTGCTTCCATCCATGGATATATTCTCTACTACCAGGACAAGAGCGGGAACGTTTTTAACGTGAGCACAG ATGATCCTGAAGCCACCAGCCTCACTGCAAAGAACCTGAACATCAGTACGTACACCTTCACGGTGACAGCATCAACAGGATTTGGACTTTGTGGTAATACATCCATCGATGTCACCTTGAGTCCCCCGG CTGATCAACTGATAATGCTGATCTTGATATCCCTGGGAGCAGTTTTTCTTATTCTGCCTGTCAGCATAATCATCTGCTACAGACACTGGGCATG CATCAAGCACAAAGTCTATCCTCCAATCCCAAAGCCAGTGCTGACCGACCAGTGGCTGACATTACCA gATGAACATACGAGTCATCGTCTTCATTTTGATCAGAGTCACTACAGTGAGGTCTTGGATGTTCCTAAGCTGCATGATCAATTCAGACCACCACAGCCTGTTGTTGACCAGGACTACAAGCCTTTTACCTTCTCTCAGACTCCCAAAGGTTACTACAATAAGCCTCTGAAGAAATCCCAGCCATGTCTCACTTTACCCACTACAGGCCTCACATCTCAGCCAGGCTTGCCATCTTCTCCAATCAATGGCGTATTTCCTAATCCGTCGTACAAGCCATCGTACAACCTGGTAATGCAGAGTGAGGACCGGGAATTCAAATCAGGGCCCGAGGTCCATGAGGGAATATCTTTCATCAGAAGCTTTAGTGGATACCAGCCTCAGAGTCCTGACGAGACCTTTACCACAACTGAGTTAGAGGAGTACCCAAACAGTCCCATATCCTGTAAGTCCACGTACATTTTGCTACCACAGAAGACATCCAACTAG